The Methanomethylovorans hollandica DSM 15978 genome includes a region encoding these proteins:
- a CDS encoding TrmB family transcriptional regulator: MRSLIDSLRNLGLTEYEAKVFIALARHGSGTATDIHLFSGIPRSAVYGVLKKLAQRGIIEVQHTKPMRYKCISPEEAIERIKKDFEQETELALEKLNNIYSSEENIHQKEIVWTINGLKNISYRMIQVVCSAGSEIIIEAPHPTFRNLERVYPVVEKHYDQLVKELNRKIGEGVQVRMIIYSMKELNNIAELIPGAELRLHSVKNDQLRKGGAILIDGSEVLIDLRKYSGQREELTAIWSSGKEFVSFVKHLLEAEWEVSDVPEFEPKKE, translated from the coding sequence ATGCGTTCACTTATAGACTCACTTAGGAACTTAGGGCTCACTGAATACGAAGCAAAGGTATTCATAGCTCTTGCCAGACATGGCAGTGGCACAGCCACCGATATTCATCTGTTCTCAGGTATACCAAGATCTGCTGTATATGGAGTATTAAAAAAGCTTGCTCAACGTGGGATCATTGAAGTGCAGCATACAAAACCCATGCGCTACAAATGTATTTCCCCTGAAGAAGCCATTGAGAGAATTAAAAAGGATTTCGAGCAGGAAACAGAGTTAGCTCTCGAAAAACTCAATAATATATACTCAAGTGAAGAAAATATCCATCAGAAAGAGATCGTCTGGACCATAAATGGCCTTAAGAACATTAGCTATAGAATGATTCAGGTTGTTTGCAGTGCAGGATCAGAGATCATAATAGAAGCACCTCATCCTACTTTCAGGAATCTTGAGCGCGTGTATCCTGTGGTAGAAAAACATTATGATCAACTTGTTAAGGAATTGAATCGCAAAATTGGTGAAGGTGTACAAGTACGCATGATCATTTATTCAATGAAGGAATTGAACAATATAGCAGAACTCATCCCCGGTGCAGAACTCAGGCTGCATTCCGTGAAAAATGATCAATTAAGGAAAGGTGGAGCTATTTTGATAGATGGTTCAGAGGTACTGATAGATCTTCGAAAATACTCGGGTCAAAGAGAAGAGCTCACAGCTATCTGGTCAAGTGGAAAGGAGTTCGTGTCCTTTGTGAAACATTTGCTTGAAGCAGAATGGGAAGTCTCGGATGTTCCAGAATTTGAACCAAAAAAGGAATAA